One window of Mesoplasma syrphidae genomic DNA carries:
- a CDS encoding type I restriction-modification system subunit M, with amino-acid sequence MAKKIKDIESKLWEASNVLRGNTSAEEYMHTILGILTLKYISDRNKVALQKISDEGMKIEMFSPNELYYSYKTFIVHEESKWEYLMNFSNTEKIGEKLDEAFMKLELQNEILRGIFNKNFNREGLDQIKLGNVIKIFSDEDLSEEDNEDMIGRVYEYFLGKFFKDRGQKGGEFYTPTSIVKLMVNLIKPLKGTIYDPACGTGGILVQAKRYIQEHKGKIEDITVYGQEYNNVTWKLAKLNLVLNGFSLFDTDDNGVLGQTNADTFTNDQHKNKKFDFVMANPPFNMKNWGRDALEEDMRFKWGLPPSGNANYAWLSHMLSKLSNQGKMAIVLANGSLSSSQKEEKAIRENFVKENKVDAIIELPDKLFYTTGIPACIWVFNNKKVNKNILMVSGSNIEGNMISKKLRELTDENISIIQTLYDKHLAGEEINEQGLAKTIKFTNLVENDFSFVPGRYVESKEEKIDKEQTQKDIMQLSLELSDLLKEFDELKPKLHEAIKKTLESK; translated from the coding sequence ATGGCAAAAAAAATTAAAGATATTGAAAGTAAACTATGAGAAGCATCAAACGTTTTACGTGGTAATACTTCAGCAGAAGAATATATGCATACAATTCTAGGAATTTTAACACTTAAATATATATCAGATAGAAACAAAGTTGCATTACAAAAAATATCAGACGAGGGTATGAAAATTGAGATGTTTTCTCCCAATGAATTATATTATTCTTATAAAACTTTTATTGTTCATGAAGAGTCTAAGTGAGAGTACTTAATGAACTTTTCAAATACTGAGAAAATTGGCGAAAAGCTTGATGAAGCATTCATGAAATTAGAATTGCAAAATGAAATTTTAAGAGGAATTTTTAACAAAAACTTTAATAGAGAGGGACTAGATCAAATTAAACTTGGTAATGTTATTAAAATATTTTCTGATGAAGATTTATCTGAAGAAGATAATGAAGATATGATTGGAAGAGTTTATGAATATTTCTTAGGCAAATTTTTTAAAGATCGAGGACAAAAAGGAGGAGAATTTTATACTCCTACATCAATAGTTAAACTTATGGTTAACTTAATTAAACCTTTAAAAGGAACAATTTATGATCCTGCTTGCGGAACTGGTGGGATTCTTGTTCAAGCTAAGAGATATATTCAAGAACATAAAGGTAAAATTGAAGATATCACAGTTTATGGGCAAGAGTATAATAATGTGACTTGAAAATTGGCAAAATTGAATTTGGTCTTAAATGGATTTTCACTTTTTGATACCGATGATAACGGTGTTTTGGGACAGACAAACGCTGATACTTTTACAAATGATCAACATAAAAATAAAAAATTTGACTTTGTAATGGCAAATCCTCCATTTAATATGAAAAACTGAGGCAGAGATGCTTTAGAAGAAGATATGAGATTTAAGTGAGGTTTACCACCTTCAGGAAATGCAAACTATGCTTGGTTATCTCATATGCTTTCAAAGCTTTCAAATCAAGGAAAAATGGCTATAGTTTTAGCTAATGGTTCATTATCTTCATCTCAAAAAGAAGAAAAAGCTATTAGAGAAAACTTTGTTAAAGAAAACAAAGTTGATGCTATTATTGAATTACCAGATAAATTATTTTATACGACTGGAATTCCTGCTTGTATTTGAGTATTTAATAATAAAAAAGTTAATAAAAATATTTTAATGGTTTCAGGATCAAATATTGAAGGTAATATGATTTCTAAAAAACTAAGAGAACTAACTGACGAAAATATTTCGATAATTCAAACCCTGTATGATAAACATTTAGCTGGTGAAGAAATTAACGAACAAGGATTAGCAAAAACAATTAAATTTACAAATTTAGTAGAAAATGACTTTTCATTTGTTCCGGGAAGATATGTAGAATCTAAAGAGGAAAAGATTGATAAAGAGCAAACTCAAAAAGATATTATGCAATTATCATTAGAATTATCAGACTTGCTTAAAGAATTTGACGAATTAAAACCAAAACTTCATGAGGCAATAAAAAAAACACTTGAATCTAAATAG
- a CDS encoding type I restriction endonuclease subunit R: MIINEKLFEDNVEEELQNLGWEKLTYKNFKRKDYSEVINFDILKNSIQRINNIDEQKADKVIYEIIKNVDSFEKLNFKGMQFLFDGIKIYDENEERNLTIKLISEDSNLNKFGYFRQFEITNGVDKKRIPDIVLFINGLPIAVLELKQPLGSEGLNEAFLQNESLKFFKPELWYFNIINFVSNRISTKYGSTTAGFRHFYGWNKWEISNKMNPIKMLFSQKNIIDIIFNFSFYSDDQSPIKYLAAPHQIRAVNKTIEHLKNIKDNRGGIIWHTQGSGKSVTMVFLTKAIIKQFGTSTILLVTDRRDLDQQLYKRFLNAETFLRNKSKNISSRNDLIQELNDKKHFGIYFSTVQKFAEQTGILTNRSDIFILVDEAHRTQNNINGERKLSREQEEFIIKFGYARYMREAFPNAKITGFTGTPLMGNEKDTRNIFGDYIDTYPMNQAVEDGATVPIYYEMWKPNITLDKKYLEEMDKIQSEYKNTLDPNDIASEQKMEALLKAVNKSIIFEDKKIIAAKADKMIEHLNKRKRILNGKAMIVANSRNSAYEYYLNITTKYPEYKDKTILVMTTDSNKDSKEMANAIVPKSDMNKVASEFRKSDSKYKIAIVVDMWLTGFDVPDLDVMYMDKIVKWHNLMQAIARVNRTFEDKKTNKTKESGLIVDYIGIWKYISDALIQYANGSDTKLDIEIEDIEKAKEKLNELFEIIDNNYIENILKFPNLNLKEQYQFVMGAYDKLLDVNKFNTDEKNKFIKLARKAKRFYKISYTNISERETLIAKCIETINSLITSSTIGNDSKLTWTIESVKEAIRKAVMTADTSIKIDESTMTKDINKVANILESEAEKLVKSRPRVAAQLYANSIQMQIDEIAKIKPYFAKLASEKLKELILELENSRDIEEFIEFLIKLSKEMKEEKDKPLEFDNIELQVFFDILSNDKFLQYNKSSETLRAIAQDLWEAIRENNTDQFLFNPMVQSNITTTLKKLLTTKYQYPPEGLYTLSENLIKEITNTIKTNKNAFRKDD, from the coding sequence ATGATTATTAATGAAAAACTTTTTGAAGACAATGTAGAAGAAGAATTGCAAAATTTGGGATGAGAAAAACTTACATATAAAAATTTTAAAAGAAAAGATTACTCTGAAGTTATTAATTTTGATATTTTAAAAAATTCTATTCAAAGAATAAATAATATAGATGAACAAAAAGCAGATAAAGTCATTTATGAAATTATCAAAAATGTTGACTCTTTTGAAAAACTGAATTTTAAAGGAATGCAATTTTTATTTGACGGAATAAAAATATATGATGAAAATGAAGAAAGAAACTTGACAATTAAATTAATTTCTGAAGATTCAAATCTAAATAAGTTTGGCTATTTTAGACAATTTGAAATAACAAACGGCGTCGATAAAAAAAGAATACCAGATATAGTTCTTTTCATAAATGGGTTACCAATAGCTGTATTGGAATTAAAACAACCATTAGGAAGCGAAGGATTAAATGAGGCATTTTTGCAGAATGAATCATTAAAATTTTTTAAACCTGAACTTTGATATTTTAATATAATAAATTTTGTATCAAATAGAATTTCAACCAAGTACGGTTCTACTACAGCCGGTTTTCGACATTTTTATGGATGAAACAAATGAGAAATAAGCAATAAAATGAACCCAATCAAAATGTTATTCTCACAAAAAAATATAATAGACATAATATTTAATTTCTCATTTTATTCTGATGATCAAAGTCCTATTAAATATTTGGCAGCTCCTCATCAAATAAGAGCAGTTAATAAAACTATTGAACATTTAAAAAATATTAAAGATAATCGTGGCGGAATAATTTGGCATACTCAAGGATCAGGAAAATCTGTGACTATGGTATTTTTAACAAAAGCAATTATAAAGCAATTCGGAACTTCTACTATTTTACTTGTTACTGATAGAAGAGATTTGGACCAACAATTATATAAAAGATTTTTAAATGCTGAAACATTTTTGCGAAACAAATCTAAAAATATTTCTTCAAGAAATGATTTAATTCAAGAATTAAATGACAAAAAGCATTTTGGTATTTATTTTTCAACTGTTCAGAAATTTGCTGAGCAGACCGGTATTTTGACTAATCGTTCTGATATTTTTATTCTTGTTGATGAAGCACATAGAACTCAAAATAATATTAACGGAGAAAGAAAGCTTTCAAGAGAGCAAGAAGAATTTATTATTAAATTTGGTTATGCAAGATATATGAGAGAAGCATTCCCAAATGCAAAAATAACAGGTTTTACCGGTACTCCTTTAATGGGTAACGAAAAAGATACGAGAAATATTTTCGGAGATTATATTGATACATATCCTATGAATCAAGCAGTTGAAGATGGTGCAACTGTTCCAATTTATTATGAAATGTGAAAACCAAATATCACACTTGACAAAAAATATTTAGAAGAAATGGATAAAATTCAAAGTGAATATAAAAATACTTTAGATCCAAACGACATAGCATCAGAGCAAAAAATGGAAGCATTATTAAAAGCAGTCAATAAGTCAATAATTTTTGAGGATAAAAAAATTATTGCAGCTAAAGCGGACAAAATGATTGAACATTTAAATAAAAGAAAAAGAATACTAAATGGTAAAGCAATGATTGTAGCAAATAGTAGAAACTCTGCATATGAATATTACTTAAATATAACTACAAAATATCCTGAATATAAGGATAAAACAATTTTAGTGATGACAACAGATTCTAATAAAGATTCAAAAGAAATGGCAAACGCAATAGTTCCAAAAAGTGACATGAATAAAGTTGCAAGTGAATTTAGAAAATCTGACTCAAAATATAAAATAGCAATTGTAGTAGACATGTGACTAACTGGATTTGATGTACCTGATCTTGATGTTATGTATATGGATAAAATTGTTAAGTGACATAATCTAATGCAAGCAATTGCCAGAGTTAACCGAACTTTTGAAGATAAAAAAACAAACAAGACGAAAGAATCTGGATTAATTGTTGATTATATAGGAATTTGAAAATATATTTCTGATGCTTTAATTCAGTATGCAAATGGTTCTGATACAAAACTTGATATTGAAATTGAAGATATAGAGAAAGCAAAAGAAAAGTTAAACGAGCTTTTTGAAATAATTGATAATAATTATATTGAGAATATCTTAAAATTTCCAAACCTTAACTTAAAAGAGCAATATCAATTTGTTATGGGTGCATATGACAAATTACTAGACGTTAATAAATTCAATACTGATGAAAAAAATAAATTTATCAAATTAGCAAGAAAGGCAAAAAGATTTTACAAAATATCTTACACAAACATTTCTGAAAGAGAAACATTAATTGCAAAATGCATAGAAACAATAAATTCATTAATTACCAGTTCTACAATTGGAAATGATTCAAAATTAACATGAACTATTGAGAGCGTTAAAGAAGCAATTCGAAAAGCTGTTATGACTGCAGATACAAGCATCAAAATTGATGAATCAACTATGACAAAAGATATTAATAAAGTTGCAAACATTTTAGAATCAGAAGCTGAAAAATTAGTTAAGTCTAGACCAAGAGTGGCTGCCCAATTATATGCAAATTCCATTCAAATGCAGATTGATGAAATTGCCAAAATTAAGCCATATTTTGCAAAATTGGCTTCTGAAAAATTAAAAGAACTAATCTTAGAATTGGAAAATTCTAGAGATATTGAAGAATTTATTGAATTTTTGATTAAGTTGTCAAAAGAAATGAAAGAAGAAAAAGATAAACCTTTAGAATTTGATAATATTGAATTGCAAGTTTTCTTTGATATCCTATCTAATGACAAGTTTTTACAATATAACAAAAGCTCTGAAACACTGAGAGCTATAGCTCAAGACCTTTGAGAAGCTATTCGCGAAAATAATACTGATCAATTCTTGTTTAATCCAATGGTTCAATCTAACATAACAACAACATTAAAAAAACTACTAACTACTAAATATCAATATCCACCAGAAGGTTTATATACATTATCTGAAAATTTGATAAAAGAAATAACAAATACAATAAAAACGAACAAAAACGCATTCAGAAAGGATGACTAA
- a CDS encoding glycosyl hydrolase 53 family protein, whose product MKNIKLKPLMISIFILLTSFLATFASSCTPSSLREDFPANGKIITNEKFIKGVDVSSYAEIIEQSTLDNGEVKSYSNLTDDEQKIYYNFAGEKENLFKILADNGANSIRLRVWNDPYENGQTYGGGHNDIDTNIWIANQAKKNGINDVLLNFHYSDFWADPSRQWLPKKWVDITNEKELENGIYQYTLDSLIKFEKETGIIPSKVQIGNEITNGSFWNWKRSNTQYKNYQYTSRLLKKGLEAVEDFALSKKAKISKSIHIDGSITLKRWKQLLHIYLIEGDLINLVDGIAITHHPDWNGNSKTLYDVMSLIKREYNLPSFVSETAAVSTFDETNLAGDITTSQHNPNSYYNIPDAATQMILINSMMEASSQALPDNETGIYWWEPAWILSNNSGWATRKGIIYSEPLDEQKQKDFKTGNSWWNSGIFTNQAKPLPVLKVIKNYERINQSKDNLNWHQITNKSIFKNFNKDPVLEFSKIAGFKNKLDINDWIDDHNLLIYDYSTEADIYKAFLKLNPRILEKHITYENIVWDQNKEAGKLKIKNAKTNTVYKPFELSIDFKILDYEENTYRITEPIEIGRNDTNWLSKIVEAVPNKKETIKQGETEIDSFIYESIRPEFYKNEYYSWAGKSNNALVFYDDKNGENRFLDTKILKNNNTKIFKNKKVDYSYLAKNSQAWQNVLSIGEYEISLVFTKRIEFENFGLENWKELGGFAIKAKVKVI is encoded by the coding sequence ATGAAAAATATAAAATTGAAACCATTAATGATATCAATCTTTATTTTGCTGACATCATTTTTAGCTACATTTGCTAGTAGTTGTACACCATCATCTTTAAGAGAAGATTTTCCTGCAAATGGAAAAATTATTACTAATGAAAAATTTATAAAAGGTGTTGATGTTTCTTCTTATGCAGAAATTATTGAGCAGAGTACATTAGATAATGGAGAAGTAAAATCTTATAGTAATTTAACAGATGACGAGCAAAAAATTTATTACAATTTTGCTGGTGAAAAAGAAAACTTATTCAAGATACTCGCAGACAATGGCGCTAATTCAATTAGATTAAGAGTTTGAAATGACCCTTATGAAAATGGCCAAACCTATGGTGGAGGACATAACGACATAGATACTAATATTTGGATAGCAAATCAGGCTAAGAAAAATGGAATCAATGATGTCTTATTAAACTTTCATTATTCTGATTTCTGAGCTGATCCAAGTCGACAATGATTACCTAAAAAATGAGTTGACATTACCAATGAAAAAGAATTGGAAAACGGAATTTATCAGTATACTTTAGATAGCTTGATAAAATTTGAAAAAGAAACTGGAATAATACCTTCAAAAGTCCAAATTGGTAATGAAATTACAAACGGAAGTTTTTGAAATTGAAAAAGATCAAATACACAATATAAAAATTATCAGTATACTTCAAGATTATTAAAAAAAGGTCTTGAAGCAGTTGAAGATTTTGCTCTTTCTAAAAAAGCAAAAATTTCTAAATCAATACACATAGATGGAAGCATTACTTTAAAAAGATGAAAACAATTATTGCATATTTATTTAATTGAAGGAGACCTAATTAATTTAGTAGATGGAATAGCTATTACCCATCATCCTGATTGAAATGGTAATAGCAAAACTCTTTATGATGTAATGTCATTAATTAAAAGGGAATATAATTTACCGTCATTTGTTTCAGAAACTGCTGCAGTATCAACATTTGATGAAACAAATTTGGCAGGAGACATTACTACTTCACAACATAATCCAAACTCATATTACAATATCCCTGATGCTGCTACTCAAATGATTTTAATAAATTCTATGATGGAAGCAAGTTCACAAGCATTACCAGATAACGAAACTGGAATTTACTGATGAGAACCAGCTTGAATTTTATCTAATAATTCTGGATGAGCGACTAGAAAAGGAATAATATATTCAGAACCACTTGATGAACAAAAACAAAAAGATTTTAAGACTGGTAATTCATGATGAAATAGTGGAATTTTTACAAATCAAGCAAAGCCATTGCCTGTTTTAAAGGTTATAAAAAATTATGAACGTATTAATCAAAGTAAAGATAATTTGAATTGACATCAAATTACTAATAAAAGCATTTTTAAAAATTTTAATAAAGATCCAGTTTTAGAATTTTCAAAAATAGCAGGTTTCAAAAATAAGCTTGATATTAATGACTGAATTGATGATCATAATTTATTAATATATGATTATTCAACTGAAGCTGATATTTATAAAGCTTTTCTAAAATTAAATCCTAGAATTTTAGAAAAGCATATTACTTATGAAAATATTGTTTGAGATCAAAATAAGGAAGCTGGAAAATTAAAAATTAAAAATGCCAAAACAAATACAGTTTATAAACCTTTCGAATTAAGTATTGATTTTAAAATTTTGGATTATGAAGAAAATACTTATAGAATAACAGAACCAATTGAAATTGGAAGAAATGATACAAATTGACTCTCAAAAATAGTAGAAGCAGTTCCAAATAAAAAAGAGACGATTAAACAAGGAGAGACTGAAATTGATTCATTTATTTATGAGTCAATTAGGCCAGAATTTTACAAAAATGAGTATTATTCGTGAGCTGGAAAAAGTAATAATGCATTAGTTTTTTATGATGATAAAAATGGCGAAAATAGATTTTTAGATACTAAAATTTTAAAGAATAATAATACAAAAATTTTCAAAAATAAAAAAGTTGATTATTCTTATTTAGCGAAAAATTCTCAAGCTTGGCAAAATGTATTATCAATCGGAGAATATGAAATTAGCTTGGTTTTTACAAAGAGAATTGAATTTGAAAATTTTGGATTGGAAAATTGAAAGGAACTTGGTGGGTTTGCAATTAAAGCCAAAGTAAAGGTAATTTAA
- a CDS encoding TrmH family RNA methyltransferase produces the protein MEKITSVANSKIKEILKLKDTKYRNQSQRFIVEGFHLVMEALNKGTVLTILGTGHGIESLTSNIKNADQIIEISDSIAHKLSDTVKTQAVFAVCEMPKPSIDFQNNILLLDKVQDPGNIGTLIRSGASFNFKTIITAPNSVSFYNDKVLRSTQGTFFDVNLINDDLISVIKLLKTNGYTIIGTELHSSYKKLADLECQKYSKVALLIGNEAQGISQTLLDYIDLNVVIEMRAGIESLNAGVAGSIIMYQLYNKK, from the coding sequence ATGGAAAAAATTACATCAGTAGCAAATTCTAAAATTAAAGAGATTTTAAAACTGAAAGACACTAAATATCGTAATCAAAGTCAGCGTTTTATTGTTGAGGGGTTTCATTTAGTTATGGAGGCCCTAAATAAAGGAACAGTTCTTACAATTTTGGGAACTGGACATGGGATTGAAAGCTTAACTAGTAATATTAAAAATGCTGATCAAATTATTGAAATTTCTGATAGCATTGCTCATAAGTTAAGTGATACTGTTAAAACACAAGCAGTTTTCGCTGTTTGTGAAATGCCAAAACCATCGATTGATTTTCAAAATAATATTCTTCTGCTTGATAAAGTACAAGATCCTGGAAATATTGGAACCCTAATTCGTAGTGGGGCTAGCTTTAATTTCAAAACTATTATCACTGCACCTAATTCGGTTAGCTTTTATAATGATAAAGTGCTACGATCAACACAGGGAACATTTTTTGATGTAAATTTGATTAATGATGATTTAATTTCTGTAATTAAACTTTTAAAGACAAACGGGTATACAATTATTGGGACCGAACTTCATAGTAGTTACAAAAAACTGGCAGATTTGGAATGTCAAAAGTATTCTAAAGTTGCTCTATTAATCGGAAATGAAGCACAAGGAATTAGTCAAACACTACTTGACTATATTGATTTAAATGTAGTGATTGAAATGAGAGCCGGAATTGAATCTTTAAATGCTGGGGTTGCTGGGTCTATTATTATGTATCAGCTTTACAATAAAAAATAG
- a CDS encoding lipoprotein, with product MKKLLVILGAMSLATTVSISAVACTPKVKEEKRIISKDGESAYEIAVKKGFEGTEDQWLESLVGREGKSVYDIAKENGFKGTPSDWLKTLIGEKGDKGEKGDKGDQGVAGKDGTNGKDGAKGDKGEKGDKGDKGVAGKDGTNGKDGKDGAKGEKGDKGEKGDKGDKGVAGKDANLEDVKKLFDELIKKQEEEVKLLKEKLANLEKENSKINNELLEQRKAKFNAASKIFKEKFNGLKFHSKKDFNEFRDIIDKLIEEFKEKFMGLNFQIREENTELPGEQKRIRLILWKDGVWDQSDSIILNFEH from the coding sequence ATGAAAAAATTATTAGTAATATTAGGTGCAATGAGTTTAGCTACAACAGTAAGTATTTCTGCAGTAGCTTGTACTCCTAAAGTAAAAGAAGAGAAAAGAATTATTAGCAAAGATGGTGAGTCAGCGTATGAAATAGCTGTAAAAAAAGGATTTGAAGGAACTGAGGACCAATGACTAGAATCATTAGTTGGTAGAGAAGGCAAAAGTGTATATGATATTGCCAAAGAAAATGGTTTTAAAGGAACACCATCAGATTGATTAAAAACTTTAATTGGTGAAAAAGGTGACAAGGGTGAAAAAGGTGACAAGGGTGATCAAGGAGTAGCTGGAAAAGATGGAACTAATGGTAAAGATGGAGCCAAAGGTGACAAAGGTGAAAAAGGTGACAAAGGTGACAAAGGAGTAGCTGGAAAAGATGGAACTAATGGTAAAGATGGTAAAGACGGAGCCAAAGGTGAAAAAGGTGACAAAGGCGAAAAAGGTGACAAGGGTGACAAAGGAGTTGCTGGAAAAGATGCAAATCTTGAGGATGTTAAAAAACTTTTTGATGAGTTAATAAAAAAACAAGAAGAGGAAGTAAAGTTACTAAAAGAAAAACTTGCAAATTTAGAAAAAGAAAATTCGAAGATTAATAATGAACTTTTAGAGCAACGTAAAGCAAAGTTTAATGCGGCATCAAAAATTTTTAAAGAAAAATTTAATGGCTTAAAATTCCATAGTAAAAAAGATTTTAACGAATTTAGAGACATTATTGATAAACTAATAGAAGAATTTAAAGAAAAATTTATGGGCCTAAACTTTCAAATAAGAGAAGAAAATACAGAATTACCTGGAGAACAAAAACGAATTAGACTTATCTTATGAAAAGATGGGGTATGAGATCAATCGGATTCTATTATTTTAAATTTCGAGCACTAA
- a CDS encoding SDR family oxidoreductase produces the protein MKNKTWFITGASQGFGLGITKRLLEQGYQVAATTRNPEKLISQLGNHANLLVLKVDLSNQKEIDNAVEKAVEKFEGIDILLNNAGYGQLWTFEESSDAEIRECFEVNLFGTMNVTRAVLPVMRSQKSGHIFTTSSVWGYVGVPYNSTYAAVKFATDGWTESLAHELKPLGITVSSIKPGGFRTNFLSSTSLVFGSELIEDYKRERNQWFDSLKTWDKNQDGDPDKYCDFIIKITKLNEQLPVHIFAGRDAYQHAEEKINSIRNDMDKLKIPATDLHVK, from the coding sequence ATGAAAAATAAAACATGGTTTATTACAGGAGCTAGTCAAGGTTTTGGCTTAGGAATTACCAAACGCTTACTAGAACAAGGATACCAAGTAGCTGCAACTACTCGTAATCCAGAAAAACTAATAAGTCAATTGGGTAACCACGCTAACTTATTGGTTTTAAAAGTTGATCTTTCAAATCAAAAAGAAATTGACAATGCTGTTGAAAAAGCTGTTGAAAAATTTGAAGGAATTGACATCTTACTAAACAATGCTGGTTATGGGCAACTTTGAACATTTGAAGAATCAAGTGATGCTGAAATTCGTGAATGTTTTGAGGTTAATTTATTTGGAACAATGAACGTTACTCGTGCAGTCTTACCAGTAATGCGATCACAAAAGTCAGGACATATTTTTACAACAAGTTCAGTTTGGGGATATGTCGGAGTTCCATATAACAGTACCTATGCGGCTGTTAAGTTTGCAACTGATGGATGAACTGAATCATTAGCTCATGAATTGAAGCCCTTAGGAATTACTGTTTCATCAATTAAGCCAGGCGGTTTTAGAACTAACTTCTTGAGTTCGACTTCTCTTGTATTCGGATCAGAATTGATTGAAGATTACAAAAGAGAACGCAATCAATGATTTGATAGCTTGAAAACGTGAGATAAAAATCAAGATGGTGATCCAGACAAATACTGCGATTTTATTATTAAGATTACAAAATTAAATGAACAATTGCCCGTTCACATATTTGCTGGGCGTGATGCCTATCAACATGCCGAAGAAAAAATTAATAGTATCCGAAATGATATGGATAAATTAAAAATTCCTGCAACTGATTTACATGTTAAATAA
- a CDS encoding MerR family transcriptional regulator, whose translation MDKVGIKELSKLFNVSEQTVRFYDSKGLFPFFYRESNNYRFTYEKDLQWFRMVFLLRKSGMEIKNIQRYINLCMEGDQTLIERLEIIQSQKISLQSKIDDLQDEMRVLTSKEQHYQMVIETGTVDDWNPVNFKELLQKTN comes from the coding sequence ATGGATAAAGTAGGAATTAAAGAGCTATCAAAACTTTTTAATGTATCTGAACAAACAGTTAGATTTTATGATTCTAAGGGTCTGTTTCCGTTTTTTTATCGCGAATCTAATAATTATCGATTTACATATGAAAAAGATTTGCAATGATTTAGAATGGTTTTTTTGCTAAGAAAATCAGGAATGGAAATTAAAAATATTCAGCGTTACATTAATTTATGTATGGAAGGTGATCAAACTTTGATTGAGAGATTAGAGATTATTCAGAGTCAAAAAATTAGTCTTCAATCTAAAATTGATGATCTTCAAGATGAAATGCGAGTTTTAACTAGCAAAGAGCAACATTATCAAATGGTGATTGAAACTGGAACAGTAGATGATTGAAATCCCGTTAATTTTAAGGAGCTTCTTCAAAAAACTAACTAG